The bacterium genome has a window encoding:
- a CDS encoding magnesium transporter CorA family protein, which yields MLKSFAYIDEKIASDIKREEIGLNLSKAELLWIDIEDPNETDIDILEDVFKFHELSIEDCIFPQNQSKIDEFEDYLFIVVHALVNSEIEGISIFVGKNYVVSVHERPIPALSELIGTIKKKEELLKNNSCFLLHSILDKIVDSFLLITERIDAEIDRAEEEAMLNPSRNAISRLFDIKKKILSLRRIILPQQSVINTIIRKPFPIIKEETIPYFKDIADHIIQVNTTLNTYRDILTHILEVCSSNLESHLSEVLKVLTVIATLAMPFLMITSYYGMNIALPEFKWGIKGVAFVFGIAIASTLAVFIYFRKKRLL from the coding sequence ATGCTGAAATCATTTGCTTATATAGATGAAAAAATAGCCTCTGATATAAAAAGGGAAGAGATAGGGCTTAATCTTTCCAAGGCTGAGCTTTTATGGATAGATATAGAAGACCCAAATGAGACAGATATTGATATATTAGAGGATGTCTTTAAATTCCATGAGCTATCCATTGAGGATTGTATCTTCCCCCAAAATCAGTCAAAGATTGATGAGTTTGAGGATTATCTCTTTATCGTTGTCCATGCATTGGTGAATTCTGAAATTGAAGGGATAAGCATATTTGTGGGAAAAAACTATGTAGTCTCAGTTCACGAAAGGCCAATCCCTGCTTTATCTGAGCTTATAGGCACAATAAAGAAGAAGGAAGAGCTTCTTAAGAATAATTCCTGCTTCCTTCTCCATTCTATTCTTGATAAAATAGTAGATAGCTTCCTTCTCATTACTGAAAGGATTGATGCTGAAATTGACAGGGCAGAGGAAGAGGCTATGCTTAATCCCTCCCGGAATGCGATAAGCCGTCTCTTTGATATCAAAAAGAAGATTTTGTCGCTTAGAAGAATAATCCTTCCCCAGCAGTCAGTGATCAACACCATTATTAGAAAACCATTTCCCATCATAAAGGAAGAAACTATCCCCTATTTTAAGGATATAGCTGACCATATTATCCAAGTAAATACAACCCTTAACACCTATAGGGATATTCTAACCCATATCCTTGAGGTATGCTCTTCAAACTTAGAATCCCATCTTTCTGAAGTCCTAAAGGTTCTTACTGTAATCGCTACATTGGCTATGCCATTTTTAATGATTACAAGCTACTATGGAATGAATATAGCCCTTCCTGAGTTTAAATGGGGGATAAAGGGAGTAGCATTTGTCTTTGGGATTGCCATAGCCTCTACCCTGGCCGTATTTATCTATTTTAGGAAAAAGCGCCTGCTATGA
- the serS gene encoding serine--tRNA ligase produces the protein MLDIKFIRENIETVREALNKRGYSFDFLSSFEEKEKERRMLIQEIDKAREKRNLIQKRINRGEKNLIEETKALSSKIKGLEGKIREIEEGLDKLLYFIPNIPHSSVPIGKGPDDNKEIRRWGKIREFSFAPKPHWEMGEALGILDAKRATKLSGSKFSLYIGKGALLERALINFMLNLHTKENGYNEISPPFLVSSKTMRGTGQLPKFSDDLFKCTNCDLWLIPTAEVPLTNLHSDEILKEDDLPLLYTAYTPCFRKEAGSYGKETRGLIRQHQFDKIELVRISKPEDSYSELEILLSDACKVLERLELPYRVVSLCTGDLGFSASKTYDIEVWMPGMGKYVEISSCSNFTDFQARRCNIKYRSRESGVESRESKARYVHTLNGSGLAVGRTFAAVLENYQTEDGRVIIPEVLRKYIGEEKI, from the coding sequence ATGCTAGATATAAAGTTTATCAGGGAAAATATTGAGACGGTAAGGGAGGCATTAAACAAGAGGGGGTATTCCTTTGATTTCCTTTCTTCCTTTGAAGAAAAGGAAAAAGAGAGAAGGATGCTTATCCAAGAAATTGATAAGGCAAGAGAAAAGAGAAATCTAATTCAAAAGAGGATAAACAGGGGAGAAAAAAACCTGATTGAAGAAACAAAGGCTTTATCTTCTAAAATAAAAGGGCTTGAGGGAAAAATAAGAGAAATAGAAGAGGGGCTGGATAAGCTCTTATATTTTATTCCAAACATTCCCCATTCCTCGGTTCCTATTGGAAAAGGCCCAGATGATAACAAAGAGATAAGAAGATGGGGGAAAATAAGGGAATTCTCCTTTGCTCCAAAGCCACATTGGGAAATGGGAGAAGCTTTGGGAATATTGGATGCAAAAAGGGCAACAAAATTATCTGGCTCAAAGTTTTCCCTTTATATAGGAAAGGGAGCTTTACTGGAAAGGGCTTTGATAAACTTTATGCTAAACCTTCATACAAAAGAAAATGGTTATAACGAGATTTCGCCACCATTCCTGGTTTCTTCAAAAACAATGAGAGGAACAGGACAGCTTCCAAAATTTTCTGATGATCTATTTAAATGCACCAATTGCGATTTATGGCTTATCCCAACTGCTGAGGTTCCCCTTACCAATCTCCATTCTGATGAAATCTTGAAGGAAGATGACCTTCCTCTGCTTTATACCGCCTATACACCCTGTTTTAGAAAAGAGGCGGGAAGCTATGGAAAGGAGACAAGGGGCTTAATAAGGCAGCATCAGTTTGATAAGATTGAGCTTGTTAGAATAAGCAAACCAGAGGATTCATATTCAGAGCTTGAAATTCTATTGTCCGATGCTTGTAAAGTATTGGAAAGATTGGAATTGCCATACAGGGTTGTTAGCTTATGCACAGGAGACCTTGGATTTTCAGCCTCAAAGACATATGATATTGAGGTATGGATGCCTGGAATGGGAAAATATGTAGAAATATCCTCTTGCTCTAATTTTACCGATTTCCAGGCAAGAAGATGCAATATAAAGTATAGAAGTCGGGAGTCGGGAGTCGAAAGTCGGGAGTCAAAGGCTAGATATGTTCATACATTGAATGGTTCAGGTTTGGCGGTAGGAAGAACATTTGCGGCAGTTTTGGAAAATTATCAAACCGAAGATGGAAGGGTAATTATTCCAGAGGTTTTAAGAAAATACATCGGGGAAGAAAAGATATGA
- a CDS encoding HEPN domain-containing protein, translating into MSRINLAKYRIEKAKERLVEAEDSLAKNHYGLSVNRTYYAMFTAARALLALKELDSSKHSGVIALFNQHIVKPGFFSKEIGKLLAKAKDIREDADYGDFVKITKEDAQTQLAYAKEFIKEAKGVFTKLC; encoded by the coding sequence GTGAGCCGAATAAATTTAGCCAAATATAGAATTGAGAAAGCAAAAGAAAGATTGGTAGAGGCAGAGGATAGTCTAGCCAAAAATCACTATGGACTCTCAGTCAACAGAACTTACTATGCAATGTTTACAGCAGCCAGGGCTCTTCTTGCCCTAAAAGAGCTTGATTCAAGCAAACATTCAGGGGTAATTGCTCTATTTAACCAGCATATTGTTAAACCAGGATTTTTTTCAAAAGAGATTGGCAAATTATTAGCAAAAGCCAAAGATATCCGCGAAGATGCTGATTATGGAGATTTTGTAAAGATAACCAAAGAAGATGCCCAAACCCAACTTGCTTATGCTAAAGAGTTTATCAAAGAGGCAAAAGGGGTGTTCACTAAGCTATGCTAG
- a CDS encoding nucleotidyltransferase domain-containing protein, with translation MVYLNKKEKRVVTSFVKEIRERLGNKILSIRLFGSKTRGDFTKESDIDIFILVKKRKGIRDEISDIAADYLFETNSPLATVVYSLSEYKKNKGLGSFFLEKVEKEGVVL, from the coding sequence ATGGTCTATTTAAATAAGAAAGAGAAGAGAGTGGTAACCTCTTTCGTAAAAGAGATAAGGGAAAGATTGGGGAATAAAATTCTTTCCATTAGGCTTTTTGGTTCAAAAACAAGGGGTGATTTTACTAAAGAATCAGATATAGATATATTTATCCTGGTTAAGAAAAGAAAGGGCATAAGGGATGAAATAAGTGATATAGCAGCAGATTATTTGTTTGAAACCAATAGTCCATTAGCCACTGTCGTCTACAGCCTATCTGAATATAAAAAGAATAAGGGATTGGGTTCGTTCTTTCTTGAGAAAGTAGAAAAAGAAGGGGTGGTCTTGTGA
- the aroE gene encoding shikimate dehydrogenase encodes MLEIILILWDNFLMQITGKTKIVGVMGWPVKHTFSPIMHNACFSQLNMNWVYLPFNVEPERLKEAIYGLSALGIVGVNVTIPHKIEAMSHLTGIDEKAKMIGAVNTIKFGMRNAECGMRENGIFGYNTDGEGFIASIKDFSLKGKNALLIGCGGAGRAIGVSLAYEGIARLCISDVSKEREDGLYRLLKDNFNCFVKSFDGKVEPYDLIINASPLGMKENDPIPIELSLIQKEQIVYDIIYNPPKTRLLIEGEKRGAKIINGIEMLIHQGARAFEIWTGVYPPIDVMRRAVLEKLR; translated from the coding sequence ATGCTTGAAATTATCTTGATTTTATGGGATAATTTTCTTATGCAAATTACAGGGAAAACAAAGATTGTTGGGGTTATGGGATGGCCTGTTAAACATACATTTTCTCCCATAATGCACAATGCTTGCTTTTCACAGCTTAATATGAATTGGGTATATCTTCCCTTTAATGTAGAACCAGAAAGGCTTAAGGAGGCAATATATGGTCTTTCTGCCTTGGGTATTGTTGGCGTTAATGTAACAATTCCTCATAAGATTGAAGCAATGAGCCATCTTACAGGGATAGATGAAAAGGCAAAAATGATTGGTGCGGTAAATACTATTAAATTCGGAATGCGAAATGCGGAATGCGGAATGCGGGAAAATGGAATCTTTGGCTATAATACAGATGGAGAGGGGTTTATTGCATCAATTAAGGATTTTAGTTTAAAGGGAAAAAATGCCTTGCTTATAGGATGTGGTGGGGCAGGCAGGGCAATTGGTGTATCATTGGCATATGAGGGTATAGCCCGGCTTTGTATCTCTGATGTTTCAAAAGAGAGGGAAGACGGGCTTTATCGCTTACTAAAGGACAATTTTAACTGCTTTGTAAAGAGCTTTGATGGCAAAGTAGAACCCTATGACCTCATTATAAATGCAAGCCCTTTGGGAATGAAGGAAAATGACCCTATTCCCATTGAGCTATCACTTATTCAGAAAGAACAAATTGTCTATGACATTATCTATAATCCACCAAAAACAAGGCTTTTAATTGAAGGAGAAAAGAGGGGGGCAAAGATTATAAATGGCATTGAAATGCTTATCCATCAGGGGGCAAGAGCATTTGAAATATGGACAGGGGTTTATCCACCAATTGATGTAATGAGAAGGGCTGTTTTGGAAAAATTAAGGTAA